From Chelatococcus sp. YT9, a single genomic window includes:
- a CDS encoding ChbG/HpnK family deacetylase has protein sequence MRVDAFGERWPPRPCTHPAFALCADDFAMTQGVSQAILNLADQGRLSATSVMTTMPRWRALAPALREREAELAIGLHLNLTLGRPATAMPRLAPGGSLPAFGSLAAQSLTGRLRDRTARDELMAEIGAQLDLFTDVFGREPDYVDGHQHVHVLPGVRGALLACLGNRGLAGRLWLRDPSDKTAAILSRRGPMAKALVIATLAKGWREAATAAGFATNHGFAGVSAFRSTGDFGTEFASFLVAPGPRHLVMCHPGATPRPGEVDTELRALDPVVDSRPLEFAFLKSSRFAEVCASAGIALMRGNALKLQGASAGTWQA, from the coding sequence GTGCGCGTAGACGCCTTTGGTGAAAGATGGCCGCCGCGTCCTTGCACGCATCCGGCTTTTGCCCTCTGCGCCGACGACTTCGCGATGACCCAAGGGGTGAGCCAGGCCATCCTGAACCTGGCCGATCAGGGACGTTTGTCCGCGACAAGCGTCATGACGACCATGCCGCGCTGGCGCGCTCTCGCGCCTGCCTTGCGAGAGCGCGAGGCCGAACTCGCGATCGGCCTCCACCTCAACCTGACGCTTGGACGGCCGGCAACGGCGATGCCACGGTTAGCGCCCGGCGGCAGCCTTCCTGCTTTCGGCAGCCTGGCTGCGCAAAGCCTGACGGGCCGCTTGCGGGACCGGACTGCCAGGGACGAGCTGATGGCGGAAATAGGGGCACAGCTCGACCTGTTCACCGACGTTTTCGGGCGCGAACCGGACTATGTGGATGGCCATCAGCACGTTCATGTTCTGCCGGGCGTGCGTGGCGCTCTGCTCGCCTGTCTCGGCAACCGGGGGCTCGCGGGCCGTCTGTGGTTGCGTGATCCCTCTGATAAAACTGCGGCGATTCTCTCGCGACGCGGCCCGATGGCGAAGGCGCTGGTGATTGCGACACTTGCGAAAGGCTGGCGCGAAGCCGCGACGGCGGCAGGCTTCGCCACCAACCACGGCTTCGCGGGGGTCAGTGCCTTTCGATCCACAGGAGATTTCGGAACGGAGTTCGCCTCGTTCCTCGTCGCGCCAGGGCCACGCCATCTGGTGATGTGCCATCCGGGGGCGACGCCTCGCCCCGGCGAAGTCGATACGGAACTCAGAGCTCTTGATCCCGTCGTCGACAGTCGGCCGCTGGAGTTCGCTTTCCTGAAATCTTCGCGATTCGCTGAAGTCTGCGCTTCGGCGGGCATCGCGCTTATGCGGGGGAATGCGCTCAAGCTCCAGGGCGCAAGCGCCGGCACATGGCAGGCCTGA
- a CDS encoding superoxide dismutase — protein MSFSLPDLPYAYDALQPYMSKETLEYHHDKHHKAYVDNGNNLLKGSEFEGKSLEEIVKGSYGKNAGLFNNAGQHYNHVHFWKWMKPNGGGKIPGELEKKLVEDFGSVEKAKEDFIQGGVTQFGSGWSWLAVKDGKIVVMKTPNGENPLVHGATPILGVDVWEHSYYIDYRNRRPDYLKAFVDNLVNWEYVAELYGAAR, from the coding sequence ATGTCTTTTTCCCTTCCAGATCTGCCCTATGCCTATGATGCGCTCCAGCCCTACATGTCCAAGGAGACGCTTGAGTATCACCACGACAAGCACCACAAGGCCTATGTCGACAATGGCAACAATCTCCTGAAGGGCAGCGAATTCGAGGGCAAATCCCTCGAGGAGATCGTCAAGGGCTCGTATGGCAAGAATGCCGGCCTCTTCAACAATGCCGGCCAGCATTACAACCACGTCCATTTCTGGAAGTGGATGAAGCCGAATGGCGGCGGCAAGATTCCGGGCGAGCTCGAAAAGAAGCTTGTGGAAGACTTCGGCTCGGTCGAAAAGGCGAAGGAAGATTTCATCCAGGGCGGCGTCACCCAATTCGGCTCGGGCTGGTCCTGGCTCGCTGTAAAGGACGGCAAGATCGTCGTCATGAAGACACCGAATGGCGAGAATCCGCTCGTCCACGGCGCCACCCCGATCCTCGGCGTGGATGTGTGGGAGCACTCCTACTACATCGATTACCGCAACCGCCGGCCCGACTACCTCAAGGCCTTCGTTGATAACCTGGTCAACTGGGAATACGTGGCCGAGCTTTACGGCGCTGCTCGCTGA